The following proteins are co-located in the Streptomyces sp. NBC_00435 genome:
- the pepN gene encoding aminopeptidase N, whose product MPGENLSRDEARQRAELLSVDGYEVVLDLRSAVDEAEPADGPRTFRSVTTVRFRAAAPGAASFADLIAPKVNSVTLNGRALDPAVVFDGARIALDGLASENVLVVDADCAYSRTGEGMHRFVDPEDGEVYLYTQYEPADARRVYANFEQPDLKAPYRFEVTAPEGWQVWSNGAEESREGQTRRFAETAPISTYITCVVAGPYHYVTDTYARGDLTIPLGAICRKGLAKHFDADQVFLVTKQGFDLFHEIFDYPYPFGKYDQAFVPEYNLGAMENPGMVTFREEYIFRGKVTQASYERRANTILHEMAHMWFGDLVTMKWWDDLWLKESFADFMGSFALVEATRFDQAWVTFANSRKAWAYRADQLPSTHPITADIRDLEDAKLNFDGITYAKGAAVLKQLVAYVGRDAFLDGARRYFKANAYGNTTLDDLLSVLAEVSGRDMAEWSRAWLQTAGVNALTPVVTYDAGGRVTELAVVQDGDELRPHRVAVGLYRLDSDGALVRYARAETDVAGARTVVAELAGQERPDLVLVNDDDLTYCKIRFDEASLATLRSHLGSVADPLTRALCWSALWNLTRDALMPARDFVSLVLAHAGRETDVGVLQMLHSQALSAVAHYAAPDWREQGGRVLAACALQELRFAEPGSERQLTWARFFAAGAATEGDFQLLLGLLEGTARIDGLDVDQELRWDFLLPLAAHGAVGEDVIAAELARDDTASGKRHQVRCLAARPSAAVKDQAWVAVVESDALSNALVEATIAGMQQPSQRALLAPYTERYFAAIEGLWADRSIQIAMDVVKGLYPALQSSQATVDATDGWLAAHADAAPALRRLVLESRDDLARALRGQACDTAAAG is encoded by the coding sequence GTGCCCGGAGAGAATCTGTCCCGTGACGAGGCCCGCCAGCGGGCCGAGCTGCTGTCCGTCGACGGGTACGAGGTGGTCCTCGACCTGAGGTCCGCGGTGGACGAGGCCGAACCGGCCGACGGCCCAAGGACCTTCCGCTCGGTGACCACCGTCCGCTTCCGCGCCGCCGCTCCGGGAGCCGCGAGCTTCGCGGACCTCATCGCGCCCAAGGTGAACAGCGTGACCCTCAACGGGCGCGCGCTGGACCCGGCCGTCGTCTTCGACGGCGCGCGGATCGCCCTGGACGGGCTGGCCTCCGAGAACGTGCTCGTGGTCGACGCCGACTGCGCGTACAGCCGGACCGGCGAGGGCATGCACCGCTTCGTGGACCCGGAGGACGGCGAGGTCTACCTCTACACCCAGTACGAGCCGGCGGACGCCCGGCGGGTGTACGCGAACTTCGAGCAGCCCGACCTCAAGGCCCCGTACCGCTTCGAGGTGACGGCGCCCGAGGGCTGGCAGGTCTGGAGCAACGGCGCCGAGGAGTCCCGCGAGGGGCAGACCCGGCGCTTCGCCGAGACCGCGCCGATCTCCACGTACATCACCTGCGTGGTGGCGGGGCCGTACCACTACGTGACGGACACCTACGCGCGCGGGGACCTGACGATCCCGCTCGGCGCGATCTGCCGCAAGGGGCTGGCCAAGCACTTCGACGCGGACCAGGTGTTCCTCGTCACGAAGCAGGGCTTCGACCTCTTCCACGAGATCTTCGACTACCCGTACCCCTTCGGGAAGTACGACCAGGCCTTCGTGCCGGAGTACAACCTGGGCGCCATGGAGAACCCGGGGATGGTGACCTTCCGGGAGGAGTACATCTTCCGCGGGAAGGTCACGCAGGCCTCGTACGAGCGGCGCGCCAACACGATCCTGCACGAGATGGCGCACATGTGGTTCGGCGACCTGGTCACCATGAAGTGGTGGGACGACCTGTGGCTGAAGGAGTCCTTCGCGGACTTCATGGGCTCCTTCGCGCTGGTCGAGGCGACCCGCTTCGACCAGGCGTGGGTCACCTTCGCCAACAGCCGCAAGGCATGGGCCTACCGGGCCGACCAGCTGCCGTCCACGCATCCGATCACGGCGGACATCCGTGACCTGGAGGACGCGAAGCTGAACTTCGACGGCATCACCTACGCCAAGGGCGCGGCGGTGCTCAAGCAGCTCGTGGCCTACGTGGGACGGGACGCGTTCCTGGATGGCGCGCGGCGCTACTTCAAGGCCAACGCGTACGGGAACACCACGCTGGACGACCTGCTGTCGGTGCTCGCGGAGGTCTCCGGGCGGGACATGGCCGAGTGGTCGCGGGCCTGGCTGCAGACGGCCGGCGTGAACGCCCTGACCCCGGTGGTGACGTACGACGCGGGTGGCCGGGTGACCGAACTGGCGGTGGTCCAGGACGGCGACGAGCTGCGCCCGCACCGGGTGGCGGTGGGCCTGTACCGGCTCGACTCCGACGGCGCGCTGGTGCGGTACGCGCGCGCCGAGACGGACGTGGCCGGGGCCCGGACCGTGGTGGCCGAACTGGCCGGTCAGGAGCGGCCCGACCTGGTGCTCGTCAACGACGACGACCTCACGTACTGCAAGATCCGCTTCGACGAGGCCTCGCTGGCCACGCTGCGCTCGCACCTGGGCTCGGTGGCGGACCCGCTGACCCGCGCGCTGTGCTGGTCGGCGCTGTGGAACCTGACGCGTGACGCGCTGATGCCGGCGCGGGACTTCGTCTCGCTCGTACTGGCCCACGCGGGCCGGGAGACGGACGTCGGTGTGCTCCAGATGCTGCACTCGCAGGCGTTGTCCGCCGTCGCGCACTACGCGGCGCCCGACTGGCGGGAGCAGGGCGGCCGGGTGCTGGCGGCGTGCGCGCTGCAGGAACTGCGGTTCGCGGAGCCGGGTTCGGAGCGCCAGCTGACGTGGGCCCGCTTCTTCGCGGCGGGCGCGGCGACCGAGGGTGACTTCCAGCTGCTGCTGGGGCTGCTGGAGGGGACGGCGCGGATCGACGGGCTGGACGTGGACCAGGAGCTGCGCTGGGACTTCCTGCTGCCGCTGGCCGCGCACGGGGCGGTCGGCGAGGACGTCATCGCCGCCGAACTGGCGCGGGACGACACCGCGTCGGGCAAGCGCCACCAGGTGCGTTGCCTGGCGGCGCGGCCGTCGGCGGCGGTCAAGGACCAGGCGTGGGTGGCCGTGGTGGAGTCGGACGCGCTGTCGAACGCACTGGTCGAGGCGACGATCGCGGGGATGCAGCAGCCTTCGCAGCGGGCTCTGCTCGCGCCGTACACGGAGCGCTACTTCGCGGCCATCGAGGGACTCTGGGCCGACCGGTCGATCCAGATCGCCATGGACGTGGTGAAGGGGCTGTACCCCGCGCTGCAGAGCTCCCAGGCGACGGTGGACGCCACTGACGGGTGGCTGGCGGCGCATGCGGATGCCGCCCCCGCGCTGCGGCGGCTCGTCCTGGAGTCCCGGGACGACCTGGCCCGTGCGCTGCGCGGCCAGGCCTGCGACACGGCGGCGGCCGGCTGA
- a CDS encoding CGNR zinc finger domain-containing protein, whose translation MTTAELPTADPRPLTGEPVALDLLNTRWVQEGEPLDLFAGAFGLSRVQGLALWLESTGLSGRFRADAATLVHLLTAREALARAIADPADGGARALVDAVLEHGRIRATLTSGGPGERTEFADPAWGPAWTAAYDYLELLGSDPDRIRKCASETCVLHFHDTSRNGTRRWCSMAACGNRAKASRHYARTRER comes from the coding sequence ATGACGACGGCGGAGCTGCCGACGGCGGACCCACGACCCCTGACCGGGGAACCGGTGGCCCTGGACCTGCTGAACACCCGCTGGGTCCAGGAGGGTGAACCCCTCGACCTCTTCGCCGGGGCCTTCGGCCTCAGCCGCGTGCAGGGGCTCGCGCTCTGGCTGGAGAGCACCGGGCTGTCCGGCCGCTTCCGCGCCGACGCCGCGACCCTGGTCCACCTGCTCACCGCCCGCGAGGCACTGGCCCGCGCGATCGCGGACCCGGCCGACGGGGGCGCCCGCGCCCTGGTCGACGCCGTCCTGGAGCACGGGCGGATCCGGGCCACCCTGACGTCCGGGGGACCCGGCGAGCGCACCGAGTTCGCGGACCCGGCCTGGGGTCCGGCCTGGACGGCCGCCTACGACTACCTGGAGCTACTGGGCTCCGACCCCGACCGGATCCGCAAGTGCGCCTCCGAGACGTGCGTCCTGCACTTCCACGACACCTCACGCAACGGCACCCGGCGCTGGTGCTCGATGGCGGCCTGCGGAAACCGGGCGAAAGCCTCCCGCCATTACGCGCGCACGCGCGAGCGCTGA
- a CDS encoding pyridoxamine 5'-phosphate oxidase family protein translates to MSGYHWGSLAVQDRVGVREHAVHVGRSITPYIKDVAAQFLAQQPHLVVGAADPGGRLWTSLLTGAPGFVRATGPDRIAVTGGLPGGDPLAEALATAGTRIGTISLDPRTRRRMRLNGTLEVTPGGFAVAAEQVFANCPKYLQKRQPVQLAAEGAGVVRRGDTLTPDQERAVRAADTFFVATTAEADGADASHRGGMPGFVEVLSPTELAWPDYPGNAMFLTLGNLTADPRAGLLFPDWESGALLQLSGRAEPEFGAGGDRRIRFRIDAVVESVHPGRLLWSAPEYSPANPVVPSPQGLRPWGPHLGSTTR, encoded by the coding sequence ATGTCCGGGTACCACTGGGGTTCGCTGGCGGTACAGGACCGGGTCGGCGTCCGCGAGCACGCCGTCCATGTCGGCCGCTCGATCACCCCGTACATCAAGGACGTCGCCGCACAGTTCCTGGCGCAGCAGCCGCACCTGGTCGTCGGCGCCGCCGACCCCGGCGGCCGGCTCTGGACCTCGCTGCTGACCGGCGCCCCCGGCTTCGTACGGGCCACCGGGCCGGACCGGATCGCGGTCACCGGAGGCCTGCCCGGCGGCGATCCGCTCGCCGAGGCGCTGGCCACCGCCGGTACCCGGATCGGGACCATCTCGCTCGATCCGCGCACCCGGCGGCGGATGCGGCTCAACGGAACCCTGGAAGTGACCCCGGGCGGGTTCGCGGTGGCGGCCGAGCAGGTGTTCGCGAACTGCCCCAAGTACCTCCAGAAGCGGCAGCCTGTCCAGCTCGCCGCCGAAGGAGCCGGTGTCGTGCGGCGCGGGGACACGCTCACCCCCGACCAGGAGCGGGCCGTCCGTGCCGCCGACACCTTCTTCGTCGCCACCACCGCCGAGGCGGACGGGGCGGACGCGAGCCACCGGGGCGGAATGCCGGGCTTCGTCGAGGTGCTGTCCCCGACCGAGCTGGCCTGGCCCGACTACCCCGGCAACGCGATGTTCCTGACGCTGGGGAACCTGACGGCGGACCCGCGTGCCGGGCTGCTGTTCCCGGACTGGGAGAGCGGGGCGCTGCTCCAACTCAGTGGGCGGGCCGAGCCCGAGTTCGGGGCCGGCGGGGATCGGCGGATCCGCTTCCGGATCGACGCGGTGGTGGAGAGCGTGCACCCGGGGCGGCTGCTGTGGAGCGCCCCGGAGTACTCGCCCGCCAATCCGGTCGTGCCTTCGCCCCAGGGGCTCCGGCCGTGGGGACCTCACTTGGGCAGTACGACGAGGTAG
- a CDS encoding mycothiol-dependent nitroreductase Rv2466c family protein, producing MADTQVREKTPVDFWFDPLCPWAWMTSRWMLEVEKVRDVEVRWHVMSLAVLNENKLDELPEVYRDLLGPKGWAPVRVVVAAQQKFGDEVTGKLYTALGTRFHNEGQGPTREAIAAALDEVGLPAELIHYADSDEYDEVLRDSHNDGIDRVGQEVGTPVISVPGADGEDVAFFGPVVTPAPRGDAAARLWDGTLLVASTPGFYEIKRTRTQGPIFD from the coding sequence ATGGCTGACACCCAGGTGCGCGAGAAGACCCCTGTCGACTTCTGGTTCGACCCGCTGTGCCCCTGGGCCTGGATGACGTCCCGCTGGATGCTGGAGGTCGAGAAGGTCCGTGACGTCGAGGTCCGCTGGCACGTGATGAGCCTCGCCGTCCTGAACGAGAACAAGCTCGACGAACTGCCCGAGGTCTACCGCGACCTGCTCGGCCCCAAGGGCTGGGCTCCCGTCCGCGTGGTCGTCGCCGCCCAGCAGAAGTTCGGCGACGAGGTCACCGGCAAGCTCTACACCGCGCTCGGCACCCGTTTCCACAACGAGGGCCAGGGCCCGACCCGTGAGGCGATCGCCGCGGCCCTGGACGAGGTGGGCCTGCCCGCCGAGCTGATCCACTACGCCGACTCCGACGAGTACGACGAGGTCCTGCGCGACTCCCACAACGACGGCATCGACCGGGTCGGCCAGGAGGTCGGCACCCCGGTCATCTCGGTGCCCGGCGCCGACGGCGAGGACGTGGCCTTCTTCGGCCCGGTCGTCACCCCGGCCCCGCGCGGCGACGCCGCGGCCCGCCTCTGGGACGGGACCCTGCTCGTCGCCTCCACCCCCGGCTTCTACGAGATCAAGCGCACCCGCACCCAGGGCCCGATCTTCGACTAG
- a CDS encoding VOC family protein — protein sequence MTAVISKLRTGHVGLNVTDLARSLAFYQGALGFEVLGEGKEEGRRFAFLGQDGALVLTLWQQAEGAYAPASAGLHHLALAADALEEVRAYEERLRGLGVEFAYEGVVAHGEGEHSGGIFFHDPDGTRLEIFVPTGAEGAEAPHAGAPTCGFF from the coding sequence ATGACGGCCGTCATCAGCAAGCTCCGCACCGGCCACGTGGGGCTGAACGTCACCGACCTCGCCCGATCGCTCGCCTTCTACCAGGGGGCCCTGGGCTTCGAGGTGCTCGGCGAGGGCAAGGAGGAGGGCCGTCGCTTCGCCTTCCTCGGCCAGGACGGCGCGCTGGTCCTCACCCTGTGGCAGCAGGCCGAGGGTGCCTACGCACCCGCCTCGGCCGGACTGCACCACCTCGCGCTCGCGGCGGACGCCCTCGAGGAGGTCCGGGCGTACGAGGAGCGGCTGCGCGGCCTGGGCGTCGAATTCGCCTACGAGGGGGTCGTCGCCCACGGCGAGGGGGAGCACTCCGGAGGGATCTTCTTCCACGACCCCGACGGGACCCGCCTGGAGATCTTCGTGCCGACCGGCGCCGAAGGCGCTGAGGCTCCTCACGCAGGGGCCCCGACCTGCGGGTTCTTCTAA
- a CDS encoding amino acid permease, which yields MSQSTLTPPGQKPADPAIAEGSSPLGNGLKQRHLSMIALGGVIGAGLFVGSGAGIAAAGPSIVLAYAASGLLVMFVMRMLGEMSAANPSSGSFSVHAERAVGPWAGFTAGWMFWTLLCVGVAIEAIGAAHIMTGWFPGTPSWMWVLAFMALFCGSNLTAVSHFGEFEFWFATLKIGAIALFLGLGVLAVMGVLPGADSPGSANLLHDGGFLPNGVDGLLVGLLASVVAYGGLETVTIAAAESDNPVRGVAKAVKTTMWRIAIVYVGSMLVIVTLLPWNDPAVTTEGPYAATLDHLGIPHAGQVMNVVILIALLSAMNANIYGSSRMAYSLVSRGQGPKALGKISGRVPRRAVLASSGFGFVTVLLSYWYPDTLFAWLLNMVGGVILVVWGFIAVSQFVLRRRMEREAPEKLVVKMWGFPYLTWVALAGLAGVLVLMAMGDDTRVQLVFTGGLTLTLAATGYVIQRRAAARG from the coding sequence ATGAGCCAGAGCACCCTGACCCCGCCCGGGCAGAAGCCCGCTGACCCCGCGATCGCCGAGGGGTCCTCGCCCCTCGGCAACGGACTCAAGCAGCGCCACCTTTCGATGATCGCCCTCGGCGGCGTCATCGGCGCCGGGCTCTTCGTCGGCTCCGGCGCCGGCATCGCGGCGGCCGGTCCCTCGATCGTGCTGGCGTACGCCGCCTCCGGCCTGCTCGTGATGTTCGTGATGCGGATGCTCGGCGAGATGTCCGCCGCCAACCCCTCCTCCGGCTCCTTCTCGGTCCACGCCGAGCGGGCCGTCGGCCCGTGGGCGGGCTTCACCGCCGGCTGGATGTTCTGGACCCTGCTGTGCGTGGGCGTCGCCATCGAGGCCATCGGCGCGGCGCACATCATGACGGGCTGGTTCCCCGGCACCCCGTCGTGGATGTGGGTGCTGGCCTTCATGGCACTGTTCTGCGGCTCCAACCTGACCGCCGTCTCCCACTTCGGCGAGTTCGAATTCTGGTTCGCCACCCTGAAGATCGGCGCCATCGCGCTCTTCCTCGGCCTGGGCGTGCTGGCCGTCATGGGCGTGCTGCCCGGCGCCGATTCCCCGGGCTCCGCCAATCTGCTCCACGACGGCGGCTTCCTGCCCAACGGCGTGGACGGACTGCTGGTCGGACTGCTCGCCTCCGTCGTCGCGTACGGCGGTCTGGAGACGGTGACCATCGCGGCCGCCGAGTCCGACAACCCGGTCCGCGGCGTCGCCAAGGCCGTGAAGACCACCATGTGGCGGATCGCGATCGTCTACGTCGGCTCGATGCTGGTCATCGTCACGCTGCTGCCGTGGAACGACCCCGCGGTCACCACCGAGGGCCCGTACGCGGCCACCCTGGACCACCTGGGCATTCCGCACGCCGGCCAGGTCATGAACGTGGTCATCCTGATCGCCCTGCTGTCCGCGATGAACGCCAACATCTACGGCTCCTCCCGCATGGCCTACTCCCTCGTCTCGCGCGGCCAGGGCCCCAAGGCGCTGGGCAAGATCTCCGGCCGGGTGCCGCGCCGCGCGGTGCTCGCCTCCTCCGGCTTCGGCTTCGTCACCGTGCTGCTGTCGTACTGGTACCCGGACACCCTCTTCGCCTGGCTGCTGAACATGGTCGGCGGCGTCATCCTCGTCGTCTGGGGCTTCATCGCCGTCTCGCAGTTCGTGCTGCGCCGCCGGATGGAGCGCGAGGCCCCCGAGAAGCTGGTCGTGAAGATGTGGGGCTTCCCGTACCTGACGTGGGTCGCGCTCGCCGGACTGGCCGGAGTCCTGGTCCTGATGGCCATGGGCGACGACACCCGCGTCCAGCTCGTCTTCACGGGCGGCCTGACCCTGACGCTGGCCGCCACCGGGTACGTCATCCAGCGGCGGGCCGCCGCCAGGGGCTGA
- a CDS encoding superoxide dismutase yields MAIYTLPELPYDYAALEPVINPQIIELHHDKHHAAYVTGANNTLEQLAEARDKENWGALNGLEKNLAFHLSGHILHSIYWHNMASPKTGEGGGEPTAADGLGDLADAITESFGSFAKFRKQLTFASSATQGSGWGVLAYEPVSGRLIVEQIYDHQGNVGIASTPVLVFDAWEHAFYLQYKNQKVDFIEAMWNVVNWQDVAKRYADAKANTPLLIPVKG; encoded by the coding sequence ATGGCCATCTACACGCTTCCTGAACTTCCTTACGACTACGCGGCTCTCGAGCCGGTGATCAACCCGCAGATCATCGAGCTGCACCACGACAAGCACCACGCTGCCTACGTCACGGGCGCCAACAACACCCTGGAGCAGCTGGCGGAGGCACGCGACAAGGAGAACTGGGGCGCGCTGAACGGCCTGGAGAAGAACCTGGCCTTCCACCTCTCCGGCCACATCCTGCACAGCATCTACTGGCACAACATGGCCAGCCCGAAGACCGGCGAAGGCGGCGGCGAGCCCACCGCGGCCGACGGCCTGGGCGACCTGGCCGACGCGATCACGGAGTCCTTCGGCTCCTTCGCGAAGTTCAGGAAGCAGCTGACCTTCGCGTCCTCCGCGACGCAGGGCTCCGGCTGGGGCGTGCTCGCGTACGAGCCGGTCAGCGGCCGGCTGATCGTCGAGCAGATCTACGACCACCAGGGCAACGTGGGCATCGCCAGCACCCCGGTCCTGGTCTTCGACGCCTGGGAGCACGCCTTCTACCTGCAGTACAAGAACCAGAAGGTGGACTTCATCGAGGCGATGTGGAACGTCGTCAACTGGCAGGACGTGGCCAAGCGCTACGCCGACGCCAAGGCGAACACCCCGCTGCTGATCCCCGTCAAGGGCTGA
- a CDS encoding S8 family serine peptidase, protein MTLDSPSSISVTRRAARVAAAAGLVAALAATGAVPVFAATGTDGPTGKPTANPAVKSADQKLGSADVELLQEAKTKGEKTVTVMVATAPGQTQQVAKQLDDVQGASVGQTYDKLGYVRATLPTDKAEAALKAAAKLSSVHGIDLRQEIQLPDPRPDAGRETGTVKKTAAETYPAPGKNTPAKNPYNPSFETGSLDFLKKNPKADGRGVTIGILDSGVDLGHPALQKTTTGERKIVDWVTATDPLADGDATWRPQITPVAGGAFSAGGASWKAPAGSFQWSRFTESITATGDMKGDVNRDGDTTDRFGLLYDPVAGTVRVDTDQDNDFTNNEPMKPYKDGYQIGYFGTDNPATDVAERIPFVVEIRKDVPMDPLGGDWVGKKADFVNVGIIESEHGTHVAGITSANGLFGGAMNGEAPGAKIVSSRACSWSGGCTNIALTEGMIDLVVNRGVDIVNMSIGGLPALNDGNNARSELYKNLIDTYGVQLVISAGNEGPGINTIGDPGLADKVISVGAAVSKETWAANYGSGVTKKYSMFPFSSRGPREDGGFTPTITAPGASINSVQTWLPGSPVKEAGYDLPAGYAMLQGTSMSSPQAAGASALLISAAKQQHIALTPATLRIALTSSAKKIDDVPAHAQGAGLINIPGAWESIQRGAKANEFTVSAPVDTAIDQFLKTPGFGTGVYDREGGLKVGQKKVYNVVVTRTTGVKYGTPHQLSWRNNDGTFKVLGDYDYVTLPLNKPVTIKVEAKATTAGVHSGILQLDDETTEGIDKQILSTVVVSAPLAKPSFAYSDTSSVQRNSHKSYFVTVPTGAKTLEVALGGLKPGSQTRFISIHPYGVGVEDSATTQCYPNYDNPANLCRPDLRSYPNPQPGVWEIEVESRRTSPLLDNPFKLDVSVLGAAFDPAVKVLPEVKLGTPAPVQWTVKNEGAAISGGKLQGGPLGSAKVAKPTIATGETQTSEVTIGEGVSRLDIAIGNVSDTAADLDLEVYKDGVKVGTSADGDSEEAVSLVNPAAGTYTVNVIGYAIPTGSTTYDYRDVYYSAALGTVQVDEAAKVNLANGASASVSANVLVNSAAPEGRQFFGEIKLLNAGGTAAGTGSVQIEKVLP, encoded by the coding sequence ATGACCCTCGACTCCCCCAGCTCCATATCCGTGACCCGACGCGCCGCGCGCGTCGCGGCCGCGGCCGGCCTGGTGGCCGCTCTCGCGGCCACCGGAGCCGTGCCCGTCTTCGCGGCGACCGGCACCGACGGCCCCACGGGCAAACCCACCGCCAACCCCGCGGTGAAGTCGGCCGACCAGAAGCTCGGTTCGGCCGACGTCGAACTGCTGCAGGAAGCCAAGACCAAGGGCGAGAAGACCGTCACCGTCATGGTCGCGACCGCTCCTGGCCAGACCCAGCAGGTGGCGAAGCAGCTCGACGACGTCCAGGGCGCCTCGGTGGGCCAGACGTACGACAAGCTCGGCTACGTCCGCGCCACCCTGCCGACCGACAAGGCCGAGGCCGCTCTGAAGGCGGCCGCCAAGCTGTCCTCGGTGCACGGCATCGACCTGCGTCAGGAGATCCAGCTTCCGGACCCCCGTCCGGACGCGGGCCGCGAGACCGGCACGGTCAAGAAGACCGCCGCCGAGACGTACCCGGCGCCGGGCAAGAACACCCCCGCGAAGAACCCGTACAACCCGTCCTTCGAGACCGGTTCGCTGGACTTCCTCAAGAAGAACCCGAAGGCCGACGGCCGCGGTGTGACCATCGGCATCCTGGACTCGGGCGTCGACCTCGGTCACCCCGCGCTCCAGAAGACCACCACCGGCGAGCGCAAGATCGTCGACTGGGTCACCGCGACCGACCCGCTCGCCGACGGCGACGCCACCTGGCGCCCCCAGATCACCCCGGTCGCCGGCGGCGCGTTCAGCGCGGGCGGCGCGAGCTGGAAGGCCCCGGCGGGCTCGTTCCAGTGGAGCCGCTTCACCGAGTCGATCACCGCCACCGGTGACATGAAGGGCGACGTCAACCGGGACGGGGACACCACCGACCGGTTCGGCCTGCTCTACGACCCGGTCGCCGGGACCGTCCGCGTCGACACCGACCAGGACAACGACTTCACGAACAACGAGCCGATGAAGCCGTACAAGGACGGCTACCAGATCGGCTACTTCGGCACGGACAACCCGGCGACCGACGTCGCCGAGCGCATCCCGTTCGTGGTCGAGATCCGCAAGGACGTCCCGATGGACCCGCTGGGCGGTGACTGGGTCGGCAAGAAGGCCGACTTCGTCAACGTCGGCATCATCGAGTCCGAGCACGGTACGCACGTCGCGGGCATCACCTCCGCCAACGGCCTCTTCGGCGGCGCGATGAACGGCGAGGCGCCCGGCGCCAAGATCGTCTCCTCGCGCGCCTGCTCCTGGTCCGGTGGCTGCACCAACATCGCGCTGACCGAGGGCATGATCGACCTCGTCGTCAACCGCGGCGTGGACATCGTCAACATGTCGATCGGCGGCCTGCCGGCGCTGAACGACGGCAACAACGCGCGCTCCGAGCTCTACAAGAACCTCATCGACACCTACGGTGTCCAGCTCGTCATCTCGGCGGGCAACGAGGGCCCCGGCATCAACACCATCGGTGACCCCGGTCTCGCGGACAAGGTCATCTCCGTGGGCGCGGCGGTCTCCAAGGAGACCTGGGCAGCCAACTACGGCTCCGGCGTGACCAAGAAGTACAGCATGTTCCCCTTCTCCTCCCGCGGTCCGCGTGAGGACGGCGGCTTCACGCCGACGATCACCGCCCCCGGCGCGTCGATCAACTCCGTCCAGACCTGGCTGCCGGGCTCCCCGGTGAAGGAGGCGGGCTACGACCTGCCGGCCGGTTACGCCATGCTGCAGGGCACCTCGATGTCCTCGCCGCAGGCGGCGGGCGCCAGCGCCCTGCTGATCTCGGCCGCGAAGCAGCAGCACATCGCCCTCACCCCGGCGACCCTGCGCATCGCGCTCACCAGCAGCGCGAAGAAGATCGACGACGTTCCGGCGCACGCCCAGGGCGCGGGCCTGATCAACATCCCCGGCGCGTGGGAGTCCATCCAGCGCGGCGCGAAGGCCAACGAGTTCACCGTCTCGGCGCCGGTCGACACCGCGATCGACCAGTTCCTGAAGACCCCGGGCTTCGGCACCGGCGTCTACGACCGTGAGGGCGGCCTGAAGGTCGGCCAGAAGAAGGTCTACAACGTCGTCGTGACGCGCACCACCGGCGTCAAGTACGGCACCCCGCACCAGCTCAGCTGGCGCAACAACGACGGTACGTTCAAGGTCCTCGGCGACTACGACTACGTCACCCTGCCCCTGAACAAGCCGGTCACCATCAAGGTCGAGGCCAAGGCCACGACCGCCGGTGTCCACAGCGGCATCCTGCAGCTCGACGACGAGACCACCGAGGGCATCGACAAGCAGATCCTCTCCACGGTCGTCGTCTCCGCCCCGCTGGCCAAGCCCTCGTTCGCCTACTCGGACACCTCGTCCGTGCAGCGCAACAGCCACAAGTCGTACTTCGTGACCGTCCCCACGGGCGCCAAGACCCTCGAGGTCGCCCTCGGCGGTCTGAAGCCGGGCAGCCAGACGCGCTTCATCTCGATCCACCCGTACGGTGTGGGCGTCGAGGACAGCGCGACGACCCAGTGCTACCCGAACTACGACAACCCGGCGAACCTGTGCCGCCCCGACCTGCGTTCGTACCCGAACCCGCAGCCGGGCGTCTGGGAGATCGAGGTCGAGTCGCGCCGTACGTCGCCGCTGCTCGACAACCCGTTCAAGCTCGACGTCTCCGTGCTCGGCGCGGCCTTCGACCCCGCGGTCAAGGTCCTGCCCGAGGTCAAGCTGGGCACCCCGGCGCCGGTCCAGTGGACCGTCAAGAACGAGGGTGCGGCCATCTCCGGCGGCAAGCTCCAGGGCGGTCCGCTCGGCTCCGCGAAGGTCGCCAAGCCGACCATCGCCACCGGTGAGACCCAGACGTCCGAGGTCACGATCGGCGAGGGCGTCTCCCGCCTCGACATCGCGATCGGCAACGTCTCCGACACCGCCGCCGACCTGGACCTCGAGGTCTACAAGGACGGCGTCAAGGTCGGCACCTCCGCCGACGGCGACTCCGAGGAGGCCGTGAGCCTGGTCAACCCGGCCGCGGGCACCTACACGGTCAACGTGATCGGCTACGCGATCCCGACCGGCTCCACCACCTACGACTACCGCGACGTCTACTACTCGGCCGCCCTGGGCACCGTCCAGGTCGACGAGGCCGCGAAGGTCAACCTCGCCAACGGCGCCTCGGCGTCCGTCTCCGCGAACGTGCTGGTCAACAGCGCGGCTCCGGAAGGCCGCCAGTTCTTCGGCGAGATCAAGCTGCTCAACGCCGGCGGCACCGCCGCCGGCACCGGCAGCGTGCAGATCGAGAAGGTCCTCCCGTAA